A stretch of the Amycolatopsis sp. BJA-103 genome encodes the following:
- a CDS encoding ArsR/SmtB family transcription factor produces MRIELTLQDLTRVRLAPEADPLTELVSSLQILQRRDAGSALFNRWRHRVRHGLAESASVLLWLCRPYAPIPPFLVPDAGESGLEAGLAAVARTGSVCLKSALRDAPVNRELPAWAAALPDGDTAGLPKLVQAMQDYFDLSLAPGWESARAQVDADRGMRAQLLLHDGVDAVLTSLRPLVRWSSPVLEVGDGIVGSCGAGGAGLVISPTYFAVCPVIVPAEGESPVRLLYPSVRQAASSTGYGRDVRRSPDTALADLLGPTRAAALAVLVVGCSTSELAARLGVTPSAVSKHATVLRRAGLITTERDRNAVLHSLTPLGSALLEA; encoded by the coding sequence GTGCGTATCGAGCTGACGTTGCAGGACCTGACGCGCGTCCGGCTCGCGCCCGAGGCCGATCCCCTGACCGAACTCGTATCCAGTTTGCAAATCCTGCAGCGGCGCGATGCCGGCTCGGCGTTGTTCAACCGGTGGCGGCACCGGGTCCGGCACGGGCTGGCGGAGTCGGCTTCGGTGCTGCTGTGGCTGTGCCGCCCGTACGCGCCGATCCCGCCGTTCCTCGTTCCGGACGCCGGCGAAAGCGGTTTGGAGGCGGGGCTCGCGGCGGTCGCCCGGACGGGCTCGGTGTGCTTGAAGTCGGCCTTGCGGGACGCCCCGGTGAACCGGGAGCTGCCCGCCTGGGCGGCGGCATTGCCGGACGGTGACACCGCGGGGCTGCCGAAGCTCGTCCAGGCGATGCAGGACTACTTCGATCTGTCGTTGGCTCCGGGGTGGGAATCGGCACGGGCTCAGGTCGACGCGGATCGCGGGATGCGGGCACAGCTACTGCTGCACGACGGGGTGGACGCGGTGCTGACGAGTCTGCGTCCGCTGGTGCGGTGGTCGTCTCCCGTCCTGGAGGTCGGCGACGGGATCGTCGGCTCCTGCGGCGCGGGTGGCGCCGGGCTGGTGATCTCGCCGACCTACTTCGCGGTCTGCCCGGTGATCGTCCCGGCGGAGGGGGAGTCGCCGGTCCGGCTGCTATATCCGTCGGTGCGGCAGGCGGCCTCGTCGACCGGGTACGGCCGTGACGTGCGGAGGTCGCCTGACACCGCGCTGGCCGACCTGCTCGGGCCGACCAGGGCCGCGGCGCTGGCGGTCTTGGTGGTCGGGTGCAGCACGTCCGAACTTGCCGCAAGGCTGGGAGTGACGCCGTCAGCGGTGAGCAAGCACGCCACGGTGCTGCGGCGCGCGGGGCTGATCACCACCGAACGCGACCGCAACGCCGTGCTGCACTCGCTGACGCCGCTGGGCAGCGCCCTGCTCGAAGCCTAG
- a CDS encoding bifunctional phosphatase PAP2/diacylglycerol kinase family protein, whose amino-acid sequence MAQSAALPRTRADEVITSLSKSADKSKLWWCVAVLLAAKKGPTRRGALRGVAAIAGASAAANLIGKPLFPRRRPAAEEVPMHRRLVRRPTSSSFPSGHSASAAAFVTAVAMESPKAGAALVPLAAAVAYSRVHTGVHWPSDVGVGIGIGVGAGLLTRHWWPLNPDVPARTAHTAEAPEMRDGEDMLVLVNPHSGVDGQDPTEEARFAWPKATILYPDSKRDLRDQLCDEIAARDNTVRALGVAGGDGTVAAVAAVAADHDLPLALIPAGTLNHFARDVGMRSMPDADAATEAGNAVGVDLGEVEINDDDDHRYFVNTASLGGYPEMVRVREKLQKRHPKWPSAAIALARTLRRAKPLEVTLNGKSTSIWLLFVGNGTYAPKGLAPSHRPALDTGLLDVRYLRADLPYSRARFILATITNSLNASHVYQELDVPELHVRLLNGNRRVATDGEVGPLGNDFRFRSRPSALTIYRN is encoded by the coding sequence ATGGCGCAGAGCGCGGCGCTGCCGAGGACCAGGGCCGACGAGGTGATCACCTCGCTCTCCAAAAGTGCGGACAAATCCAAGCTCTGGTGGTGTGTCGCCGTCCTGCTCGCGGCGAAGAAGGGCCCGACACGCCGGGGCGCGCTCCGCGGCGTGGCCGCCATCGCCGGGGCGAGCGCCGCGGCGAACCTGATCGGCAAACCGCTGTTCCCTCGCCGCCGTCCCGCGGCCGAGGAGGTACCGATGCACCGGCGCCTCGTCCGGCGTCCGACCTCCTCGTCGTTCCCCTCCGGGCATTCGGCGTCCGCGGCGGCCTTCGTCACGGCCGTCGCGATGGAATCGCCCAAGGCGGGCGCGGCCCTCGTGCCGCTGGCCGCCGCCGTGGCCTACTCCCGGGTCCACACCGGCGTCCACTGGCCCAGTGACGTCGGCGTGGGCATCGGTATCGGTGTCGGCGCCGGGCTGCTCACGCGCCACTGGTGGCCGTTGAACCCCGACGTCCCGGCCCGCACAGCGCATACCGCCGAAGCGCCCGAGATGCGCGACGGTGAGGACATGCTCGTCCTGGTCAACCCGCACTCCGGGGTCGACGGCCAGGACCCGACCGAGGAAGCCCGCTTCGCCTGGCCCAAGGCCACCATCCTGTACCCGGACTCGAAGCGGGATCTCCGCGATCAGCTCTGTGACGAGATCGCCGCCCGCGACAACACCGTGCGCGCGCTCGGTGTGGCCGGCGGGGACGGGACGGTCGCGGCGGTGGCCGCCGTCGCGGCCGACCACGACCTGCCGCTCGCGCTCATCCCGGCGGGCACCCTCAATCACTTCGCGCGTGACGTCGGCATGCGCTCGATGCCCGACGCGGACGCCGCCACCGAAGCGGGCAACGCCGTCGGCGTCGACCTCGGCGAAGTGGAGATCAACGACGACGACGATCACCGGTACTTCGTCAACACGGCCAGCCTCGGCGGCTACCCGGAGATGGTGCGGGTCAGGGAGAAGCTGCAGAAGCGGCATCCCAAGTGGCCGTCCGCGGCGATCGCGCTCGCCCGCACCCTCCGGCGCGCGAAGCCGCTGGAAGTGACACTCAACGGCAAGAGCACGAGCATCTGGCTGCTGTTCGTCGGCAACGGCACCTACGCGCCGAAGGGGCTCGCGCCCTCGCACCGCCCGGCACTCGACACGGGCCTTCTCGACGTGCGCTACCTGCGGGCCGACCTGCCGTATTCGCGGGCCCGGTTCATCCTCGCCACGATCACGAACAGCCTCAACGCCAGTCACGTGTACCAGGAACTCGACGTCCCGGAACTGCACGTCCGGTTGCTCAACGGTAACCGCCGGGTGGCCACCGACGGCGAGGTCGGCCCGCTCGGCAACGACTTCCGCTTCCGGTCGCGGCCCAGCGCGCTGACCATCTACCGGAACTAG
- the pafA gene encoding Pup--protein ligase yields MQRRIFGIETEFGVTCTFHGQRRLSPDEVARYLFRRVVSWGRSSNVFLSNGSRLYLDVGSHPEYATAECDDLVQLVTHDKAGERILEDLLVDAERRLADEGIGGDIFLFKNNTDSAGNSYGCHENYLVTRAGEFSRIADVLLPFLVTRQLICGAGKVLQTPRGAVYCLSQRAEHIWEGVSSATTRSRPIINTRDEPHADAERYRRLHVIVGDSNMAEPTTLLKVGSANLVLEMIEAGVQFRDFTLDNPIRAIREISHDLTGRRQVRLAGGREASALDIQREYHARAVQHVKETGSSPQSERVVELWGRALEAVEQQDFSKIDTEIDWAIKHRLVERYRAKHDLDLSSPRIAQLDLAYHDIRRGRGIFDLLQRKGLVRRVTDDGEIELAKDTPPQTTRAKLRGDFIAAAQAAGRDFTVDWVHLKLNDQAQRTVLCKDPFRSVDERVERLISSL; encoded by the coding sequence ATGCAGCGGCGGATCTTTGGCATCGAGACCGAGTTCGGGGTCACGTGCACCTTTCACGGGCAACGCAGGCTCTCTCCGGACGAAGTGGCGCGTTACCTGTTTCGGCGTGTCGTGTCCTGGGGACGTTCGTCGAACGTCTTCCTGTCGAACGGCTCGCGGCTCTACCTCGACGTGGGCTCCCATCCGGAATACGCCACGGCCGAATGCGACGACCTCGTGCAGCTGGTCACGCATGACAAGGCGGGCGAGCGGATCCTCGAGGATCTCCTGGTCGACGCCGAGCGGCGGCTGGCGGACGAGGGCATCGGCGGCGACATCTTCCTGTTCAAGAACAACACCGACTCGGCGGGCAACTCCTACGGCTGCCACGAGAACTACCTCGTGACCCGTGCGGGGGAGTTCTCCCGGATCGCCGACGTACTCCTGCCGTTCCTCGTGACCCGGCAGCTGATCTGCGGCGCGGGCAAGGTGCTGCAGACGCCCCGCGGGGCGGTGTACTGCCTGTCCCAGCGAGCGGAACACATCTGGGAAGGCGTCTCCAGCGCGACGACGCGTTCGCGGCCGATCATCAACACCCGCGACGAGCCGCACGCCGACGCCGAGCGGTACCGGCGCCTGCACGTGATCGTCGGCGACTCGAACATGGCCGAACCGACCACCCTGCTCAAGGTCGGATCGGCGAACCTGGTGCTGGAGATGATCGAGGCGGGCGTCCAGTTCCGCGACTTCACGCTGGACAACCCGATAAGGGCGATCCGCGAGATCAGCCACGACCTCACCGGCCGCCGCCAGGTGCGGCTCGCCGGCGGTCGCGAGGCGTCCGCGCTGGACATCCAGCGGGAGTACCACGCCCGTGCCGTCCAGCACGTCAAGGAGACCGGCTCCTCGCCGCAGTCCGAGCGTGTCGTCGAGCTGTGGGGCCGGGCGCTGGAGGCGGTGGAGCAGCAGGACTTCAGCAAGATCGACACCGAGATCGACTGGGCGATCAAGCACCGGCTGGTCGAGCGCTACCGCGCCAAGCACGACCTCGACCTGTCGAGCCCGCGCATCGCGCAGCTCGACCTGGCCTACCACGACATCCGGCGTGGCCGCGGCATCTTCGACCTGCTGCAGCGCAAGGGCCTCGTGCGCCGGGTCACCGACGACGGCGAGATCGAACTGGCCAAGGACACCCCGCCGCAGACCACGCGGGCGAAGCTGCGCGGCGACTTCATCGCCGCCGCGCAGGCCGCCGGACGTGACTTCACCGTGGACTGGGTGCACCTCAAGCTGAACGACCAGGCTCAGCGGACAGTGCTGTGCAAGGACCCGTTCCGCTCGGTGGACGAACGGGTCGAAAGGCTCATCTCCTCGCTCTGA
- a CDS encoding WD40/YVTN/BNR-like repeat-containing protein: MRRSLLVLLGAVVPLAFTGVAHAAPECPDPAWTETPTGTDAQLRGLSAVDSRTAWVSGSKGTVLRTTDRGRTWKPVAPPGTEALDFRDIEAFDADHAVALSIGPGDASRIYRTDNGGKSWRLSFQNSDPVAFYDCIAFFDHRRGLAMSDPVDGKFRLQSTSDGGRSWKPVPAEGMVPALEGEFGFAASGQCVTTSGPRDAWIATGGGARARVLHSGDGGRTWEAADTPLPSGASAGVFSVTFRDPRHGVAIGGDYAAPNAPGPAVALSADKGRTWRTPPEAPVGYRSGLAWLGNTVVAVGPGGSDLSPDGGRHWQSFDTGSLDSVDCARGACWASGAKGRAARLAAG, translated from the coding sequence ATGCGCCGTTCGTTGCTGGTCCTGCTGGGAGCGGTCGTCCCGCTGGCGTTCACCGGCGTCGCGCACGCCGCGCCGGAATGCCCCGACCCCGCGTGGACGGAGACTCCGACGGGCACGGACGCGCAGTTGCGCGGGCTCTCCGCGGTGGACTCCCGCACGGCCTGGGTCAGCGGCAGCAAGGGCACCGTCCTGCGCACCACCGACCGCGGCCGCACCTGGAAGCCCGTCGCACCGCCCGGAACCGAAGCCCTCGACTTCCGTGACATCGAGGCCTTCGACGCCGATCACGCGGTCGCCCTGTCCATCGGGCCCGGTGACGCGTCCCGGATCTACCGCACCGACAACGGCGGCAAGAGCTGGCGACTGTCCTTCCAGAACAGTGACCCCGTCGCCTTCTACGACTGCATCGCGTTCTTCGACCACCGTCGCGGCCTCGCGATGAGTGACCCGGTGGACGGGAAGTTCCGGTTGCAGTCCACTTCGGACGGCGGCCGCAGCTGGAAGCCCGTGCCCGCCGAGGGCATGGTTCCCGCGCTGGAAGGTGAGTTCGGGTTCGCCGCCAGCGGTCAGTGCGTCACCACGTCGGGCCCGCGCGATGCCTGGATCGCGACCGGCGGCGGGGCACGCGCGCGGGTTCTGCATTCCGGCGACGGCGGGAGGACCTGGGAAGCCGCCGACACCCCGTTGCCCAGCGGTGCTTCCGCCGGGGTCTTCTCGGTGACGTTCCGGGATCCGCGGCACGGCGTGGCCATCGGCGGCGACTACGCGGCGCCGAACGCACCCGGTCCCGCGGTCGCGCTCAGCGCGGACAAGGGACGCACGTGGCGGACACCGCCGGAGGCCCCGGTCGGTTATCGCTCCGGCCTGGCCTGGCTGGGGAACACGGTCGTCGCCGTCGGCCCCGGCGGGAGCGATCTGAGCCCGGACGGCGGACGGCACTGGCAGTCGTTCGACACCGGATCGCTGGACTCGGTCGATTGCGCCCGCGGCGCGTGCTGGGCGAGCGGGGCGAAGGGCCGGGCCGCCCGGCTCGCCGCGGGTTAA
- a CDS encoding ArsR/SmtB family transcription factor produces MTAHAEPAQDTTEHLVEVLKALANPVRLQVLGWLREPDRHFSPERAIADQNEVGVCVSHLQEKLGLAQSTVSAYMALLQRAGLVRSTRVGKWTHYRRDEQRIAQLVDLLGRSI; encoded by the coding sequence ATGACCGCACACGCCGAACCCGCCCAAGACACCACCGAGCACCTGGTCGAGGTGCTTAAGGCGCTCGCCAACCCGGTCCGGCTCCAGGTGCTCGGCTGGCTGCGCGAGCCGGACCGGCATTTTTCGCCGGAGAGGGCGATCGCCGACCAGAACGAGGTCGGCGTCTGCGTCAGTCACCTCCAGGAGAAGCTCGGGCTCGCGCAGTCGACGGTGTCGGCGTACATGGCGTTGCTGCAGCGTGCCGGGCTCGTCCGGTCCACCAGGGTGGGGAAGTGGACGCACTACCGGCGTGACGAACAGCGGATCGCCCAGCTCGTCGACCTGCTCGGACGCTCCATCTGA
- a CDS encoding TIGR03620 family F420-dependent LLM class oxidoreductase has protein sequence MELGRFGIWTFDFEDQPASLLRDSVRELEELGWPAIWIPERDGREALTHAGFLLASTERISVVNGIARIDSRGARWTHGAALLLADAFPDRHVLGLGFGGARPGVKPLEAMSGYLDELDTVTSANPLPAAPIRRLLAAYGPKMLGLARDRSEGAHTYHVTVPHTAQAREVLGDKAFLGVEHAVLFETDPGKAREIARAHLHPYLTSQYNVAKYLRLGYTEADIDGGRGSDRLVDDLVFWGDLDTVVAKLHGHLDAGADHVGIQVIGVAPGESAMPHWRRLAEALLPR, from the coding sequence ATGGAACTGGGGCGTTTCGGGATCTGGACGTTCGACTTCGAGGATCAGCCCGCGAGCCTGCTGCGGGATTCGGTACGGGAACTGGAAGAACTCGGCTGGCCCGCGATCTGGATCCCGGAACGGGACGGCCGTGAAGCGCTGACCCACGCCGGATTCCTGCTGGCGTCCACCGAGCGGATCTCCGTCGTCAACGGGATCGCGCGCATCGATTCCCGCGGAGCGCGCTGGACCCACGGCGCGGCACTCCTGCTCGCTGACGCCTTCCCGGACCGGCATGTCCTGGGGCTCGGCTTCGGCGGTGCGCGTCCCGGTGTCAAACCGCTGGAGGCGATGAGCGGGTACCTCGACGAACTCGACACCGTCACCAGCGCGAACCCGCTTCCCGCGGCCCCGATCAGGCGGCTGCTGGCCGCGTACGGGCCGAAGATGCTCGGGCTCGCCCGCGACCGGTCCGAGGGCGCGCACACCTATCACGTGACGGTGCCGCATACCGCTCAGGCGAGGGAAGTGCTGGGGGACAAGGCCTTCCTTGGTGTCGAGCACGCGGTCCTGTTCGAAACCGACCCGGGCAAGGCGCGCGAGATCGCCCGTGCGCACCTGCACCCGTACCTGACGTCGCAGTACAACGTCGCCAAGTATCTCCGGCTCGGCTACACCGAGGCCGACATCGACGGCGGCCGCGGCAGCGATCGGCTCGTCGACGATCTCGTGTTCTGGGGCGACCTCGACACCGTCGTCGCGAAGCTTCACGGCCACCTCGACGCCGGCGCCGACCACGTCGGGATCCAGGTCATCGGGGTCGCTCCCGGCGAGTCGGCGATGCCGCACTGGCGGCGGCTGGCCGAAGCGCTGCTGCCGCGCTAG
- a CDS encoding SDR family oxidoreductase, translated as MNDRVLLITGASRGLGEATARRAAAAGFRLALLSRDREALLPLVAEFGEDRTLALAVDVTDWESLSSAVETVKETFGRLDAVFANAGQSVVVSFFGDGGADPEQWRDMVLTNVYGTALTARATLPSLAESKGHLVLTGSVAGRYHRPGNLYSATKWAVTGLAGSIREEAIGTGVRVTVVQPGLVDTSMIPEDSKSKPKLEPDDIARAVLYALEQPPSVDVNEIVVRPTGQLR; from the coding sequence ATGAACGATCGAGTACTGCTGATCACCGGCGCCTCCCGCGGCCTCGGCGAAGCCACCGCACGCCGGGCCGCGGCGGCCGGTTTCCGGCTGGCGCTGCTCTCCCGCGACCGCGAGGCGCTGCTCCCCCTCGTCGCCGAGTTCGGCGAGGATCGCACCCTCGCGCTCGCGGTGGACGTCACCGACTGGGAGTCGCTGTCCTCCGCCGTGGAGACGGTGAAGGAGACCTTCGGCCGCCTGGACGCGGTGTTCGCCAACGCGGGGCAGAGCGTCGTGGTCTCGTTCTTCGGCGACGGCGGCGCGGACCCCGAACAATGGCGGGACATGGTGCTGACCAACGTCTACGGCACCGCCCTCACCGCGCGGGCGACCCTGCCGTCGCTGGCGGAATCGAAGGGGCACCTCGTGCTCACCGGTTCGGTCGCCGGGCGCTACCACCGGCCGGGAAACCTCTATTCGGCGACGAAATGGGCGGTGACCGGGCTCGCCGGGTCCATCCGCGAGGAGGCCATCGGCACCGGCGTCCGGGTCACCGTGGTCCAGCCGGGACTGGTCGACACCTCGATGATCCCCGAGGACTCGAAGTCCAAGCCGAAACTGGAGCCCGACGACATCGCGAGGGCGGTGCTCTACGCGCTGGAGCAACCGCCCTCGGTCGACGTCAACGAGATCGTGGTCCGCCCGACCGGCCAGCTCCGCTAG
- a CDS encoding SRPBCC family protein, whose translation MDNEETRIELRREYPDPIEDVWSALTESDRTTRWIGPWTGEAGIGNTIMLSMTAEEGSDPAAAVIRECDPPKRLVMDLRNTEEPTWRVELTLSPRGDGTVLDFVHHLPKTDWDTSDILKGWHFYLDRLGASLVGEPVPEWDTYTPPSLDA comes from the coding sequence ATGGACAACGAGGAAACCCGGATAGAACTCCGGCGCGAGTACCCGGACCCGATCGAAGACGTGTGGTCGGCGCTCACCGAATCAGACCGGACGACGCGCTGGATCGGCCCGTGGACGGGAGAAGCCGGTATCGGCAACACGATCATGCTGTCCATGACCGCCGAAGAGGGCTCCGATCCGGCCGCCGCTGTCATCCGCGAATGCGATCCGCCGAAACGCCTGGTCATGGATCTTCGCAACACCGAGGAGCCGACCTGGCGGGTGGAGCTGACCCTGAGCCCGCGAGGCGACGGCACGGTGCTCGACTTCGTGCACCACCTGCCCAAGACCGACTGGGACACCTCGGACATCCTCAAGGGCTGGCACTTCTACCTCGACCGGCTCGGCGCCTCCCTCGTCGGCGAACCGGTGCCCGAGTGGGACACCTACACGCCGCCTAGTTTGGACGCATGA
- a CDS encoding NADP-dependent oxidoreductase, producing the protein MRAVVVRRFGGPEVLEFTEIPLPVPGFGQVRVQVAAAAVNPVDAATRSGFLTEAGIIPPREVIGIGWDVAGTVDAAGDGVTGFAEGDAVIGLRDRPSAALGTHAEFVVLDAAAIAAAPRTVSTVEAATLPLNGLTATQALDLLDLPPGATVLVTGAAGAVGGYAVALAKARGFRVVAVAGSADEALVRGFGAEVFVPRGDFLADRVRVEIPGGVDAALDTALLGLEALDAVTNRGRFVVFAAGAAPIPLRGIEVGHVWIRADGAALAGLATLVDDGVLALRVAETLPLHEAAKAHERLAAGGLRGRLVLIQE; encoded by the coding sequence ATGCGCGCTGTGGTGGTCCGCCGGTTCGGCGGTCCGGAAGTCCTGGAGTTCACCGAGATCCCGTTGCCGGTACCGGGATTCGGTCAGGTGCGGGTGCAAGTGGCCGCGGCCGCGGTGAACCCGGTCGACGCCGCGACCCGGTCGGGTTTCCTGACCGAGGCGGGGATCATCCCGCCGCGCGAGGTGATCGGCATCGGCTGGGACGTGGCAGGGACTGTCGACGCGGCGGGCGACGGTGTCACCGGGTTCGCCGAGGGGGACGCCGTGATCGGCCTGCGGGACCGGCCGTCGGCCGCGCTCGGCACGCACGCCGAGTTCGTCGTCCTCGACGCGGCAGCGATCGCCGCCGCCCCGCGGACGGTGTCCACTGTGGAGGCCGCGACACTGCCGCTGAACGGTCTCACCGCGACACAGGCACTCGATCTGCTCGATCTGCCGCCGGGAGCGACGGTCCTGGTGACCGGCGCGGCGGGCGCCGTCGGCGGCTACGCGGTCGCGTTGGCCAAGGCCCGTGGCTTCCGGGTGGTCGCGGTCGCCGGTTCAGCCGACGAAGCACTGGTTCGCGGCTTCGGCGCCGAGGTTTTCGTGCCTCGCGGCGACTTTCTCGCCGACCGCGTGCGAGTCGAGATCCCGGGTGGCGTCGACGCGGCGCTCGACACCGCACTGCTCGGACTCGAAGCCCTGGACGCCGTGACGAACCGCGGGCGGTTCGTGGTGTTCGCGGCCGGAGCGGCGCCCATCCCCTTGCGCGGCATCGAGGTCGGGCACGTCTGGATCCGCGCGGACGGCGCCGCGCTGGCCGGACTCGCGACCCTGGTCGACGACGGCGTGCTCGCCCTGCGGGTCGCGGAGACCCTGCCCCTGCACGAGGCGGCGAAGGCACACGAGCGCCTCGCGGCGGGTGGCCTCCGCGGGCGACTCGTTCTGATCCAAGAATAA
- a CDS encoding winged helix-turn-helix transcriptional regulator produces the protein MVTRTAQERRDEEKRAYDAYLAACPARKLLDEVSGKWVSLVLVALGDGSQRYSDLSRRIAGVSQKMLTQTLRTLERDGLLTRTVTPCVPVRVDYELSELGRSLLRLVAGIKDWAETRFDEVESARDRYDARSAALTIGSDGAG, from the coding sequence GTGGTCACGCGCACGGCACAGGAACGGCGGGACGAGGAGAAACGGGCCTACGACGCCTACCTCGCGGCCTGCCCGGCCCGGAAGCTGCTCGACGAGGTCTCGGGCAAATGGGTCAGTCTCGTCCTCGTCGCCCTCGGCGACGGCTCCCAGCGCTACAGCGACCTCTCCCGGCGGATCGCCGGCGTCAGCCAGAAGATGCTCACGCAGACGCTGCGGACCCTGGAACGGGACGGTCTGCTGACCCGCACCGTCACGCCGTGTGTGCCGGTTCGCGTGGACTACGAACTGTCCGAACTCGGCCGGAGTCTCCTGCGGCTGGTGGCCGGGATCAAGGACTGGGCAGAGACGAGGTTCGACGAAGTGGAGAGCGCCAGGGATCGTTATGACGCGCGATCGGCGGCTCTCACCATCGGGTCGGACGGCGCGGGCTAG
- a CDS encoding helix-turn-helix transcriptional regulator gives MSTARAERLVNLVLALLSTRQYLTAERIRGIVPGYADAASDEAYFRMFERDKTELRELGIPLETGRNSAFDAIDGYRIARRDYELGEIDLAPDEATAVGLAVRLWDSPELTGEAQGALVKLRAAGVEVDDHAPTVVEPRVRAEPAFGPLLAAVQAGQAVRFEYRRSGSAERKIRTLEPWGVVSWRGRWYVVGHDRDRGASRCFRLSRVTGKVAAFGEGGVVERPEGVNLLRMVSASSSEDPSAPTTASVWVADGRAAGVRRRGRVVGRSDAGGEEGDLVEIELYYPESAADWLTAHGPDVLVLEPDVLAKSVFSRLEAIAHAGGAR, from the coding sequence GTGTCCACCGCACGCGCCGAACGATTGGTCAACCTGGTTCTGGCCCTCCTGTCCACCCGGCAGTACCTCACCGCCGAGCGGATCCGGGGCATCGTGCCCGGGTATGCCGACGCGGCCAGCGACGAGGCCTACTTCCGCATGTTCGAGCGCGACAAGACCGAACTGCGCGAACTCGGCATCCCGCTGGAGACCGGGCGCAACTCCGCGTTCGACGCGATCGACGGCTACCGCATCGCTCGCCGCGACTACGAACTCGGCGAAATCGACCTCGCGCCCGACGAAGCGACCGCGGTCGGCCTCGCCGTCCGGCTCTGGGATTCACCGGAACTGACCGGAGAAGCACAGGGCGCGCTGGTGAAGCTCCGCGCCGCCGGGGTCGAAGTCGACGACCACGCCCCGACCGTCGTCGAACCTCGCGTCCGCGCCGAACCGGCGTTCGGCCCGCTGCTCGCCGCCGTGCAGGCCGGGCAGGCGGTGCGCTTCGAGTACCGGCGCAGCGGTTCGGCCGAACGCAAGATCCGCACCCTCGAACCGTGGGGTGTGGTGTCCTGGCGAGGCCGCTGGTACGTCGTCGGGCACGACAGGGACCGTGGCGCGTCCCGGTGTTTCCGTCTCTCGCGGGTGACCGGGAAGGTCGCGGCCTTCGGCGAAGGCGGCGTCGTGGAGCGCCCGGAAGGGGTCAACCTGCTGCGGATGGTTTCGGCCAGCAGCAGTGAGGACCCGTCCGCGCCGACCACGGCGAGCGTCTGGGTCGCCGACGGCCGGGCCGCCGGGGTCCGCCGCCGTGGCCGGGTGGTCGGTCGCAGCGACGCCGGGGGAGAAGAAGGCGATCTCGTGGAGATCGAGCTGTACTATCCCGAATCCGCCGCCGACTGGCTCACCGCCCACGGTCCGGACGTCCTGGTCCTCGAACCCGACGTCCTCGCGAAGTCGGTCTTCAGCCGTCTCGAGGCCATCGCGCACGCGGGCGGTGCCCGATGA
- a CDS encoding helix-turn-helix transcriptional regulator yields the protein MSATGRMPRLLALVPYLLARPGIKITDAAHDFDVTPKQLRKDLELLWMCGLPGYGPGDLIDLSFEGDTIVVTHDAGMNRPLRLTGGEATAMLVALRALAETPGVLDADAVRRAIAKIEAAAGQAQPSGIVVGGGVREGKKTAGTREAVRAALTAKRALRIRYYTASKDEITERTVDPMRLLIVQAVGYLEAWCRRAEDVRLFRLDRIDELTVLDEPAVPPAHARPTDISDGVFRPRPDQQEAVLVLDPDTRWVAEYYPCEELAELDGGRLRIRMRYADESWMVRLILGLGGDAQVESPVVLAEAVRRRASDALARARHLTSTYEQ from the coding sequence ATGAGCGCCACCGGACGGATGCCGCGCCTGCTCGCGCTCGTGCCGTACCTGCTCGCCCGGCCGGGTATCAAGATCACCGACGCCGCCCACGACTTCGACGTCACGCCCAAGCAGTTGCGCAAGGATCTCGAACTGCTCTGGATGTGCGGGCTGCCGGGCTACGGCCCCGGCGATCTGATCGACCTCTCCTTCGAAGGCGACACGATCGTCGTCACGCACGACGCGGGCATGAACCGCCCGCTGCGGCTCACCGGCGGCGAGGCGACGGCGATGCTCGTCGCGCTGCGGGCATTGGCCGAGACTCCCGGCGTACTCGACGCCGATGCCGTCCGCCGTGCCATCGCGAAGATCGAGGCCGCCGCGGGGCAGGCCCAGCCGTCCGGGATCGTCGTCGGCGGGGGAGTCCGCGAAGGAAAGAAGACCGCCGGCACCCGCGAAGCCGTCCGGGCCGCTCTCACCGCGAAGCGCGCGTTGCGGATCCGGTACTACACCGCGTCGAAGGACGAGATCACCGAACGCACCGTCGACCCGATGCGGCTGCTCATCGTCCAGGCCGTCGGCTACCTCGAAGCGTGGTGCCGCCGCGCCGAGGACGTCCGCCTGTTCCGGCTCGACCGCATCGACGAGCTCACCGTGCTCGACGAACCCGCCGTCCCGCCCGCGCACGCCCGGCCGACCGACATTTCCGACGGTGTCTTCCGGCCGCGTCCCGATCAGCAGGAAGCCGTTCTCGTGCTCGACCCGGACACACGCTGGGTAGCCGAGTACTACCCCTGCGAGGAACTCGCCGAGCTCGACGGCGGGCGCCTGCGGATCCGGATGCGGTACGCGGACGAATCGTGGATGGTCCGGCTGATCCTCGGTCTCGGTGGGGACGCGCAGGTCGAAAGCCCCGTCGTGCTCGCGGAGGCGGTTCGTCGACGAGCGTCCGACGCGCTGGCGCGGGCTCGTCACCTAACGTCAACCTACGAGCAGTAG